In one window of Microbacterium dextranolyticum DNA:
- a CDS encoding leucine-rich repeat protein, producing MALVSGTLGVGLLIAPSASSAAAAPDAAPAQDDLLKPAGEVQAPTAATADATAPAESTDAATAPVGQATTPAPGGLPRIAQPDPEETVTTIVQIADTAWWGVDRAKQAIERDVRDAASSDGHTNAEVSFVHEYRHAFSGLAVRAPRWALDTIRTAANVGAAFEETTYRIPAPPEVTSLATESDEVANWTSLAMTGADQVGALGDGMLVSIIDTGLQVDHEAFSGTLDASTARLSASGLDALRGELGQGAGARFVDTKIPFAYDYADGDDNVVPSTGGDMTHGTHVAGIAAADAGRIRGTAPHAQIMVQKVFDDLNGGAKDSAILAALDDAAVVRPDVVNLSLGADAGYSVDRTGVYGRIYQTLRDNGVIVNAAAGNSVDSAVANKSGKGLAFASDPDRGIVSDPSSYVPNLSVASIDNAEVRPYLRASDGRHVYFAPAKPATEGAGGIAPFSDLSAGTHRYVAAGVGSHDDLGALAAELRRTGQDVSQLIVVIRRGGTQYGSPITFQDAVDAATYAFDGALPQALLILDNVDASRLTTPALTGSRFPVALVSRADGDALLASSDRTLVVAADQIDAPSTAYRASWFSSLGVTPDLQLKRDVAAPGGNIYSAVLGGGYDWLSGTSMATPQTTGLLAVVKQHLMTEGIGGQRLGAQDAATRAMQLIMNTAVPVIDADAPGVPYLPRKQGAGIANVPAAITTPVWLTVDGAAEQARPSASLGESGDGRFSFRFTAHNGSAAPRAYTVDVSALSERIADGLFQSHATDYAGRGIEVTLGGDAVAGDVVTVPAGGSTTVEVSLRVGPAFAQAVAAAVNGAFVEGFVTLRGTDVPTLTIPYLGLYGDWSAAPVFDADRTGGTPHLYGNALVNAATGAPLGVNPLDSDRAALALIDPTAVDPSRAVVSPTRYDVSNVRVQTLTGMLRSADQLNYRLVRDADHNVIRSYDDAQTRKSSYNSRVGDVLYGEAFLNPAPVFGAFGADGTELQPGRYTIEQTATTAGPTPAEHHHEASFTYDNTPAVIEKAELVGTGDDQALSIVVSDDTWIAAFDLQEYPGAGYFSRTLGAEPVRTANGRNTFEATIPLRTIRSGWDYSESQLGTHRALPDSAVLYVWDYGLNAARPLPITLQESPLTGIRVTTSDVSLAPGQTMRLDAEVQPSNAVPADLSWSSADDRIATVDADGTAHGVAAGTTTITVTATPTAGGDAVSATVDVTVADVSEENGIVVRPETLVITEKAHGSLQALLAPSLRDRPVTWRSDDETIASVDADGTVTGAAVGRTRVTAATSRTDGTEVSASADVEVRQQDAADFVVRDGVLQGYTGTRSVISVPDGVREIGAGAFAQAGFTQIRLPASVERIGDDAFREMPLLERVEIEDDAAAGRASRLAWIGDNAFNRSMRLTYVDLPDTIAHLGVGVFSTTSLREVDLPASLTVVPERAFNGTTRLERVGFGDAVTEIGPYAFGQALVLTHVSLPTALRTIGEGAFISTRLRELTLPAATETVGAGAFSGAPLRTLDLGAVREVGTQAFTQTALTSLVLPDTLRVVGRAAFAHNRDLQSVTVGRNIEAGALVGVFAANADGAANPSLREFIVPDDAVSYSARGGLLYDKSGETLVAYPAVHLVDGAIVVPEGTRRIAAFAGYGVPATSLRLPDGLVTIGANALQQTRIAEFVAPDSLREIERGAFSGSAALTRLALGHVQSIGDFAFADAERLTDVDLGDALVEIGAYAFQANTSLASFVTPDSVRTVGESALLNSTALLRVHFGAGVASIGENALTGLPRLRELTVASGTTPPTSLMRTCCTGASPTASI from the coding sequence ATGGCTCTCGTCTCGGGGACGCTGGGCGTGGGACTGCTCATCGCACCCTCCGCCTCGTCGGCGGCCGCCGCTCCCGACGCAGCCCCGGCGCAGGACGACCTGCTCAAGCCGGCCGGCGAGGTGCAGGCACCGACGGCCGCGACGGCCGATGCGACCGCCCCCGCCGAGTCGACGGATGCCGCCACCGCGCCCGTCGGCCAGGCCACCACGCCCGCGCCGGGCGGCCTGCCGCGCATCGCGCAGCCCGACCCCGAAGAGACCGTGACGACGATCGTCCAGATCGCCGACACCGCCTGGTGGGGGGTCGATCGTGCCAAGCAGGCGATCGAGCGCGACGTGCGCGACGCGGCATCGAGTGACGGGCACACGAACGCCGAGGTGTCGTTCGTGCACGAGTACCGGCACGCCTTCTCGGGCCTCGCGGTGCGCGCGCCGCGCTGGGCGCTCGACACGATCCGTACCGCAGCGAACGTCGGTGCCGCCTTCGAAGAGACGACCTACCGCATCCCGGCGCCCCCCGAGGTGACCTCGCTCGCGACGGAGAGCGACGAGGTGGCGAACTGGACCTCTCTCGCGATGACGGGCGCCGACCAGGTGGGAGCCCTCGGCGACGGCATGCTCGTCAGCATCATCGACACGGGCCTCCAGGTCGATCACGAGGCGTTCTCGGGCACGCTCGATGCCTCGACTGCGCGGCTGAGCGCGTCCGGTCTCGACGCGCTGCGCGGCGAACTCGGCCAGGGCGCGGGCGCGCGCTTCGTCGACACGAAGATCCCCTTCGCGTACGACTACGCCGACGGCGACGACAACGTGGTTCCGTCCACGGGCGGCGACATGACGCACGGCACGCACGTCGCGGGCATCGCCGCCGCTGACGCGGGCCGCATCCGCGGCACCGCCCCGCACGCCCAGATCATGGTGCAGAAGGTCTTCGACGACCTCAACGGCGGCGCGAAGGACAGCGCCATCCTCGCCGCCCTCGACGACGCGGCCGTCGTCCGCCCCGACGTCGTGAACCTCTCCCTCGGCGCCGACGCGGGCTACAGCGTCGACCGCACGGGAGTGTACGGGCGGATCTACCAGACCCTCCGCGACAACGGCGTGATCGTCAACGCCGCCGCCGGCAACTCGGTCGACTCGGCCGTCGCCAACAAGAGCGGCAAGGGCCTCGCCTTTGCGAGCGACCCCGACCGGGGCATCGTCTCCGACCCGTCGAGCTACGTCCCGAACCTCTCCGTCGCCAGTATCGACAACGCCGAGGTGCGCCCGTACCTGCGGGCCTCCGACGGCCGCCACGTCTACTTCGCCCCCGCGAAGCCCGCGACCGAGGGTGCGGGCGGGATCGCCCCCTTCTCCGACCTGTCGGCCGGAACGCACCGCTACGTCGCGGCGGGGGTGGGCAGCCACGACGACCTCGGTGCGCTCGCCGCCGAGCTCCGACGCACCGGCCAGGACGTCTCGCAGCTGATCGTCGTCATCCGTCGCGGAGGCACGCAGTACGGCTCGCCGATCACGTTCCAGGACGCCGTGGATGCCGCCACGTACGCCTTCGACGGCGCGCTGCCCCAGGCCCTCCTGATCCTCGATAACGTCGACGCCTCGCGGCTGACCACGCCCGCGCTGACGGGTTCGCGCTTCCCCGTCGCGCTCGTCTCGCGCGCCGACGGCGACGCGCTCCTCGCCTCGTCCGACCGGACGCTCGTCGTCGCGGCCGACCAGATCGACGCCCCCAGCACGGCCTATCGCGCGTCGTGGTTCTCGAGCCTCGGCGTCACCCCTGATCTGCAGCTGAAGCGCGACGTCGCCGCGCCCGGCGGCAACATCTACTCCGCCGTGCTCGGCGGCGGGTACGACTGGCTCTCGGGAACCTCGATGGCGACGCCGCAGACGACGGGGTTGCTCGCCGTCGTCAAGCAGCACCTGATGACCGAGGGCATCGGTGGGCAGCGTCTCGGCGCGCAGGATGCTGCGACGCGCGCCATGCAGCTGATCATGAACACCGCGGTGCCGGTGATCGACGCGGATGCCCCCGGCGTGCCGTACCTGCCCCGCAAGCAGGGCGCCGGCATCGCGAACGTGCCGGCCGCGATCACCACGCCGGTGTGGCTCACGGTCGACGGAGCCGCCGAGCAGGCGCGCCCCTCGGCATCCCTCGGCGAGAGCGGCGACGGGCGGTTCTCGTTCCGTTTCACGGCGCACAACGGCTCGGCCGCCCCGCGCGCGTACACCGTCGACGTGTCGGCGCTGTCCGAGCGCATCGCCGACGGGCTCTTCCAGAGCCACGCCACCGACTACGCGGGCCGTGGCATCGAGGTGACCCTCGGCGGCGACGCGGTCGCGGGCGATGTCGTCACGGTGCCCGCCGGCGGGTCGACCACGGTCGAGGTGTCGCTGCGGGTCGGACCGGCCTTCGCGCAGGCGGTGGCTGCGGCCGTCAACGGTGCCTTCGTCGAGGGCTTCGTGACCCTGCGGGGCACCGACGTGCCGACCCTCACGATCCCCTACCTCGGGTTATACGGCGACTGGAGCGCGGCGCCGGTGTTCGACGCCGACCGCACGGGCGGTACCCCGCACCTCTACGGCAACGCGCTCGTCAACGCCGCCACCGGCGCGCCTCTCGGCGTCAACCCGCTCGATTCCGACCGGGCGGCGCTCGCTCTGATCGACCCGACAGCGGTCGATCCGTCGCGCGCGGTCGTCTCGCCGACACGGTACGACGTGAGCAACGTGCGCGTGCAGACGCTCACGGGAATGCTGCGCAGCGCCGACCAGCTGAACTACCGGCTGGTGCGAGATGCCGACCACAACGTCATCCGGTCGTACGACGACGCCCAGACCCGTAAGTCCAGCTACAACTCCCGCGTCGGCGACGTGCTCTACGGTGAGGCGTTCCTGAACCCCGCCCCGGTGTTCGGCGCGTTCGGTGCGGACGGCACCGAGCTGCAGCCCGGGCGCTACACGATCGAGCAGACGGCCACCACCGCCGGTCCGACTCCGGCGGAGCACCACCACGAGGCGTCGTTCACCTACGACAACACCCCCGCCGTCATCGAGAAGGCCGAACTCGTCGGCACGGGCGACGACCAGGCGCTGTCGATCGTCGTGAGCGATGACACCTGGATCGCCGCCTTCGACCTGCAGGAGTACCCGGGTGCCGGATACTTCTCCCGCACGCTGGGCGCTGAGCCGGTGCGGACGGCGAACGGGCGCAACACCTTCGAGGCGACCATTCCGCTGCGCACCATCCGCTCCGGATGGGACTACTCGGAGAGCCAACTCGGCACCCACCGCGCCCTTCCCGACTCGGCCGTGCTCTACGTCTGGGACTACGGGCTCAACGCGGCGCGCCCGCTGCCGATCACCCTGCAGGAGAGCCCCCTCACCGGCATCCGCGTCACGACCTCCGACGTGTCGCTCGCGCCCGGCCAGACGATGAGACTGGATGCCGAGGTGCAGCCGTCCAACGCGGTCCCCGCGGATCTCTCGTGGTCCTCCGCCGACGACCGCATTGCCACGGTCGACGCCGACGGCACCGCGCACGGCGTCGCGGCGGGCACGACGACGATCACGGTGACGGCGACCCCGACCGCCGGAGGAGACGCGGTCTCGGCGACGGTCGACGTCACGGTCGCCGACGTCTCCGAAGAGAACGGCATCGTCGTCCGACCCGAGACGCTCGTGATCACCGAGAAGGCCCACGGCTCGCTGCAGGCCCTGCTCGCGCCCTCGCTGCGCGACCGGCCCGTCACGTGGCGAAGCGACGACGAGACGATCGCGAGCGTGGATGCCGACGGCACCGTCACGGGCGCGGCCGTCGGGCGCACGCGGGTGACGGCTGCAACCTCCCGCACGGACGGCACCGAGGTCTCGGCGAGCGCCGACGTCGAGGTGCGTCAGCAGGATGCCGCCGACTTCGTCGTCCGCGACGGCGTGCTGCAGGGCTACACCGGCACCCGCTCGGTGATCTCCGTCCCCGACGGCGTGCGCGAGATCGGTGCGGGCGCCTTCGCCCAGGCCGGATTCACGCAGATCCGCCTGCCCGCCTCGGTCGAGCGCATCGGCGACGACGCGTTCCGCGAGATGCCGCTGCTGGAGCGGGTCGAGATCGAGGATGACGCCGCCGCGGGCCGCGCGAGCCGGTTGGCCTGGATCGGCGACAACGCCTTCAACCGCAGCATGCGGCTCACGTACGTCGATCTGCCCGACACGATCGCGCACCTGGGCGTCGGGGTGTTCTCCACCACATCGCTGCGCGAGGTCGACCTCCCGGCATCCCTCACCGTGGTGCCCGAGCGGGCGTTCAACGGAACGACCCGTCTCGAGCGCGTCGGGTTCGGCGACGCCGTCACCGAGATCGGCCCCTACGCCTTCGGGCAGGCGCTCGTGCTGACGCACGTGTCGTTGCCGACCGCCCTGCGCACGATCGGCGAAGGCGCCTTCATCTCGACCCGTCTGCGGGAGCTGACCCTCCCGGCGGCCACCGAAACCGTCGGTGCGGGCGCCTTCTCGGGGGCCCCGCTGCGCACGCTCGACCTGGGTGCGGTGCGCGAGGTCGGGACGCAGGCCTTCACTCAGACGGCGCTGACCTCGCTCGTGCTGCCCGACACCCTCCGTGTCGTGGGGCGGGCGGCGTTCGCGCACAACCGAGACCTGCAGTCGGTCACGGTCGGGCGGAACATCGAGGCCGGCGCTCTCGTGGGCGTCTTCGCGGCGAACGCCGACGGCGCGGCCAACCCGTCACTGCGCGAGTTCATCGTGCCCGACGACGCCGTGTCGTACAGCGCGCGGGGCGGATTGCTCTACGACAAGTCCGGTGAGACCCTCGTGGCGTACCCCGCTGTCCACCTCGTCGACGGCGCGATCGTGGTGCCCGAGGGGACTCGGCGCATCGCGGCCTTCGCCGGCTACGGTGTTCCGGCGACGAGCCTGCGTCTGCCGGACGGCCTGGTCACGATCGGCGCCAACGCGCTGCAGCAGACCCGGATCGCCGAGTTCGTGGCCCCCGACTCGCTGCGGGAGATCGAGCGCGGCGCGTTCTCGGGATCGGCCGCGCTGACGCGGCTCGCCCTCGGCCACGTGCAGAGCATCGGCGACTTCGCCTTCGCCGACGCCGAGCGCCTGACCGATGTCGACCTCGGCGACGCCCTCGTGGAGATCGGCGCGTACGCGTTCCAAGCCAACACGTCGCTGGCCTCGTTCGTGACGCCGGACTCGGTGAGGACGGTGGGCGAGTCGGCGCTGCTCAACAGCACGGCGCTCCTGCGGGTGCATTTCGGCGCCGGCGTCGCGTCGATCGGCGAGAACGCGCTGACGGGGCTGCCCCGGCTGCGCGAGCTCACCGTGGCATCCGGCACAACGCCACCTACTTCACTGATGAGAACGTGCTGTACGGGCGCGAGTCCGACGGCGTCCATCTGA
- a CDS encoding DEAD/DEAH box helicase produces MTSTAALTELLPAGATADAAYDGFVAWATGRGLTLYPAQDEAVIELVSGANVILSTPTGTGKSLVAIAAHAVCLAAGGRSYYTAPIKALVSEKFFALVEVFGAQNVGMVTGDSSVNPDAPIVCCTAEILANIALRQGADAAVDQVVMDEFHYYGDPDRGWAWQVPLLLLPRAQFLLMSATLGDVTDIARDLERRTGRPVALVTGVERPVPLHFSYERRPVHEVLTMLVDEREVPVYIVHFAQAAALERAQALASVTLTTRAQRDEIAEAIGGFRFTTGFGKTLSRLVRAGIGVHHAGMLPRYRRLVETLAQRGLLRVICGTDTLGVGINVPIRTVMITALSKYDGTKMRQLSAREFHQVAGRAGRAGYDTHGNVVVMAPEWEIENAVALAKAGDDAAKRKKIVRKKAPTGVVNWGEGSYERLIAAPPEPLVPQLKLTAAMLINVIARGGDVFGNVQSLVFDNHEPRARRYGLARRAIAIFRTLVDAGIVEIDRGGASGPRIALTVDLQPNFALNQPLSPFALAAIELLSPDDDVPPGGGAVAGRGLGVHNSGEVGADPSADADSGRSEPSFRSYEQGAAATTGTGTGHYALDVVSVIESTLDDPRAILSQQEFKARGEAVAAMKRDGIEYEERMALLEAITHPKPLAELLAQSFEVFASSQPWVRDFELSPKSVVRDMFERAMSFAEYVSFYQLQRSEGLVLRYLSDAYRAIRQTVPADARTDDLLDVIEWLGELVRQVDSSLVDEWAALIDPNAHLPEDGAPVVPPAPPSILTNERAFTVLVRNELFRRVQLAARQDDDALVALDPGIDWPGILDRYYDEHDEILTGGPARSPRLCLIDRSDAGAAGIWRVEQVIDDPAGDHDWRIRAEVDLAASVDEGTAVVRVLEVLRL; encoded by the coding sequence ATGACCTCCACCGCGGCGCTGACCGAACTCCTGCCCGCGGGGGCGACGGCGGATGCCGCGTACGACGGCTTCGTCGCGTGGGCGACCGGGCGCGGGCTCACGCTGTACCCTGCGCAGGACGAAGCGGTCATCGAGCTGGTCTCGGGGGCGAACGTCATCCTCTCCACCCCGACCGGCACCGGCAAGTCGCTCGTCGCGATCGCCGCGCACGCGGTCTGCCTCGCCGCCGGAGGCCGCTCCTACTACACCGCCCCGATCAAAGCCCTCGTCAGCGAGAAGTTCTTCGCACTGGTGGAGGTCTTCGGAGCGCAGAACGTCGGCATGGTGACGGGCGACTCCTCGGTCAACCCCGATGCCCCGATCGTCTGCTGCACCGCCGAGATCCTGGCCAACATCGCGCTGCGGCAAGGGGCGGATGCCGCGGTGGACCAGGTCGTCATGGACGAGTTCCACTACTACGGCGACCCCGACCGCGGGTGGGCGTGGCAGGTGCCGCTGCTGTTGCTTCCGCGCGCGCAGTTCCTGCTGATGTCGGCGACCCTCGGCGACGTGACCGACATCGCCCGCGACCTGGAGCGGCGCACCGGGCGCCCCGTCGCGCTCGTGACCGGGGTCGAACGGCCCGTGCCGCTGCACTTCTCGTACGAGCGCCGCCCCGTGCACGAGGTGCTGACGATGCTCGTCGACGAGCGCGAGGTTCCCGTCTACATCGTCCATTTCGCGCAGGCCGCGGCCCTCGAACGGGCGCAGGCCCTGGCATCCGTCACGCTCACCACGCGCGCGCAGCGCGACGAGATCGCCGAGGCGATCGGCGGATTCCGATTCACGACCGGGTTCGGCAAGACGCTGTCTCGCCTCGTGCGCGCGGGCATCGGCGTGCATCACGCCGGCATGCTGCCGCGCTACCGCCGCCTCGTCGAGACGCTCGCCCAGCGGGGCCTGCTGCGCGTCATCTGCGGCACCGACACCCTCGGCGTCGGCATCAACGTGCCGATCCGCACCGTGATGATCACGGCCCTGAGCAAGTACGACGGCACGAAGATGCGCCAGCTCTCGGCGCGCGAGTTCCACCAGGTCGCGGGGCGTGCGGGCCGCGCCGGGTACGACACCCACGGCAACGTCGTCGTCATGGCGCCCGAGTGGGAGATCGAGAACGCCGTCGCGCTCGCGAAGGCGGGCGACGACGCCGCGAAGCGCAAGAAGATCGTGCGCAAGAAGGCGCCGACCGGGGTCGTGAACTGGGGCGAGGGCTCGTACGAGCGGCTGATCGCGGCGCCTCCCGAGCCGCTCGTGCCGCAGCTGAAGCTGACCGCGGCGATGCTCATCAATGTGATCGCGCGCGGCGGCGACGTCTTCGGGAACGTCCAGTCGCTCGTGTTCGACAACCACGAGCCGCGCGCCCGCCGGTACGGGCTCGCGCGGCGGGCGATCGCGATCTTCCGCACACTCGTCGATGCCGGCATCGTCGAGATCGACCGCGGCGGGGCATCCGGCCCCCGCATCGCCCTCACGGTGGATCTGCAGCCGAATTTCGCGCTCAACCAGCCGTTGTCGCCCTTCGCGCTCGCCGCGATCGAGCTGCTCTCGCCCGATGACGACGTGCCGCCGGGCGGCGGAGCGGTCGCGGGTCGGGGGCTGGGCGTTCACAACTCCGGAGAAGTCGGTGCGGATCCTTCTGCTGACGCCGATTCCGGGCGATCCGAGCCGTCGTTCCGGAGTTATGAACAGGGCGCCGCCGCGACCACCGGCACCGGCACCGGCCACTACGCTCTCGACGTGGTGAGCGTCATCGAGTCGACGCTCGACGACCCGCGGGCGATCCTGTCCCAGCAGGAGTTCAAGGCCCGCGGCGAGGCGGTCGCGGCGATGAAGCGCGACGGCATCGAGTACGAGGAGCGGATGGCGCTGCTCGAGGCGATCACCCATCCGAAGCCGCTGGCAGAGCTCCTCGCCCAGTCGTTCGAGGTGTTCGCCTCGAGCCAGCCGTGGGTACGCGATTTCGAGCTGAGTCCGAAATCGGTCGTGCGCGACATGTTCGAACGCGCCATGTCGTTCGCCGAGTACGTCTCGTTTTATCAGCTGCAGCGCAGCGAGGGCCTCGTGCTGCGCTACCTGTCCGACGCCTATCGGGCGATCCGGCAGACGGTGCCGGCGGATGCCCGTACCGACGACCTCCTGGACGTCATCGAGTGGCTGGGCGAACTCGTCCGGCAGGTCGATTCGAGCCTCGTGGACGAGTGGGCCGCCCTCATCGACCCGAACGCGCACCTGCCCGAAGACGGCGCCCCGGTCGTGCCCCCGGCGCCGCCGTCGATCCTGACGAACGAGCGCGCCTTCACCGTGCTGGTGCGCAACGAGTTGTTCCGCCGGGTGCAGCTGGCGGCGCGGCAGGACGACGACGCGCTCGTCGCCCTCGACCCCGGGATCGACTGGCCGGGCATCCTCGATCGGTACTACGACGAGCACGATGAGATCCTCACGGGCGGTCCGGCGCGCTCGCCGCGACTGTGCCTGATCGACCGTTCGGATGCCGGCGCGGCGGGAATCTGGCGTGTCGAGCAGGTGATCGACGACCCGGCCGGCGACCACGATTGGCGTATCCGCGCCGAGGTGGATCTCGCGGCATCCGTCGACGAGGGCACCGCCGTGGTGCGCGTCCTCGAGGTCCTCCGCCTCTGA
- a CDS encoding glycoside hydrolase family 3 N-terminal domain-containing protein yields the protein MIAGLAGCAASGPVPGPSTSAPTASPTPTPTPTPSPTVDPIAGLSLEQRVGQLFMVGTQVASASPETLSAVADRHAGSIFLHGRTDGATSDVAAVVAQFTTLADTPAGTGPTGGIPLWVATDQEGGEVQVLQGPGFDDMPYAIRQADQSAAQLQTSATTWGRQLAAAGVTMNLAPVADIVTSADTRFDNAPIGAMGRQYGYDAATVEAKAGAFAAGMRAAGVMPTFKHFPGLGHVTGNTDVTADVVDTTVTSGGPDVTEYGPLTRSGPAVVMVSSAIYQNIDPSGPAVFSPDVVGLLRSTVGFGGVIMTDDVSAAVAVQDRSPADRAVGALSAGVDLVLVSADPSVFAPMYDAVLAKAQSDPAFAQRVDDAARRVVAAKAARL from the coding sequence CTGATCGCCGGCCTCGCCGGGTGTGCCGCCTCGGGCCCCGTGCCGGGCCCGTCGACGAGTGCTCCCACCGCGTCGCCGACACCGACGCCCACCCCCACGCCGTCGCCGACCGTCGATCCGATCGCCGGCCTGAGCCTCGAACAGCGGGTCGGCCAGCTGTTCATGGTCGGTACCCAGGTGGCATCCGCGAGTCCCGAGACGCTCTCGGCCGTCGCCGACCGCCACGCCGGCAGCATCTTCCTGCACGGACGCACGGACGGCGCGACGAGCGACGTGGCGGCGGTGGTCGCGCAGTTCACGACCCTCGCCGACACCCCCGCCGGGACAGGACCGACCGGCGGCATCCCGCTGTGGGTCGCGACCGACCAGGAAGGCGGCGAGGTCCAGGTGCTTCAGGGGCCGGGCTTCGACGACATGCCCTACGCGATCCGGCAGGCCGACCAGTCCGCCGCGCAGCTGCAGACATCCGCGACGACCTGGGGGCGCCAGCTCGCCGCGGCCGGCGTCACCATGAACCTCGCCCCGGTCGCCGACATCGTCACGAGCGCCGACACGCGCTTCGACAACGCACCCATCGGTGCCATGGGGCGGCAGTACGGCTACGACGCCGCGACGGTCGAGGCCAAGGCGGGGGCGTTCGCCGCCGGCATGCGGGCCGCGGGCGTCATGCCGACGTTCAAGCACTTTCCCGGTCTCGGTCACGTCACGGGCAACACCGACGTCACGGCCGACGTGGTCGACACGACCGTCACCTCCGGCGGCCCCGACGTGACGGAGTACGGCCCGCTGACCCGCAGCGGTCCGGCTGTCGTCATGGTGTCGTCGGCGATCTATCAGAACATCGATCCGTCCGGCCCGGCGGTGTTCTCGCCCGATGTCGTCGGGCTGCTGCGCAGCACCGTGGGCTTCGGCGGCGTCATCATGACCGACGACGTGTCGGCGGCCGTCGCGGTGCAGGACCGGTCGCCGGCGGACCGTGCCGTCGGAGCGCTCTCGGCCGGCGTCGACCTCGTGCTCGTCTCGGCCGACCCGAGCGTGTTCGCCCCGATGTACGACGCCGTGCTCGCCAAGGCCCAGAGCGATCCCGCGTTCGCGCAGCGGGTCGACGATGCCGCCCGGCGAGTGGTGGCGGCGAAGGCGGCGCGCCTCTGA